A genome region from Rattus norvegicus strain BN/NHsdMcwi chromosome 17, GRCr8, whole genome shotgun sequence includes the following:
- the Prl3c1 gene encoding prolactin-3C1 precursor, with the protein MQLSLTQARTWKGLLLLVSCMILWISVTPTPYDQMSNEELYDNLLSCSHRTHVVARKMYKILDLNVAERRCFKNKRNNTCHTTSTHTAKTNEDLLKVIISVSNAWIYPLKMLIPAVLTHLGSYDGMMARAIELNYGNQKILEGAKFLLSRIQPGIEENDYPVWSSLKELRSSNKSIHLFAFCKFFYCLRKDTKKIKDYLQILRPNIIKNKW; encoded by the exons ATGCAGCTATCACTGACTCAAGCGCGCACCT GGAAGGGTCTGTTGCTGTTGGTGTCATGCATGATCCTGTGGATATCTGTGACTCCCACACCATATGACCAGATGTCCAATGAGGAGCTGTATGACAATCTGCTTTCCTGTTCTCATCGCACCCATGTAGTTGCccgaaaaatgtataaaatttta GACTTAAATGTAGCTGAGAGAAGATGttttaagaataaaagaaacaacaCCTGCCACACCACTTCTACCCATACTGCAAAAACA AATGAAGATCTTCTGAAAGTCATCATCAGTGTTTCGAATGCATGGATATATCCACTGAAAATGCTCATACCTGCAGTGTTGACTCATTTGGGCTCCTATGATGGTATGATGGCAAGAGCCATAGAGCTTAACTATGGAAATCAAAAAATTCTGGAGGGAGCAAAATTTTTACTCAGCAGG ATTCAGCCTGGAATTGAAGAAAATGACTATCCTGTCTGGTCAAGCTTAAAAGAATTGAGGTCTTCCAATAAAAGCATTCacctttttgcattttgtaaaTTCTTCTACTGCTTGCGCAAAGATACAAAGAAGATTAAGGATTATCTCCAGATCTTGAGGCCTAACATTATTAAAAACAAGTGGTAA